The Enterobacter asburiae genomic sequence CAATTAAGGTGCTGCTCCAGCGCCTTGACGTGCTGGCTAATCGCGGAATGGGTGACGTTCAGCTCGATGGCGGCATGAGTAAAACTGAGATGCCTGGCAGCCGCTTCAAACGCCCGCAGGGAATTAAGAGGGAGATAGCTGCGCGTCATGGTCTCGTCCGTTAGAAAAATTAACAGCTAATGCTAAATTTAACCGTTTGTCAGCCATAGTCAAATCCAACAGACTACAGCGGTCTGACGGGCCCGGACACTCCCTTGAACTGCTATTACGGAAGATAACTGATGATGACTAAATCCCTTTGCTGCGCCCTGCTGCTCAGCACCTCCTGCTCGGTATTGGCTGCACCGATGTCAGAAAAACAGCTGGCTGAGGTGGTGGAACGGACCGTTACGCCGCTGATGAAAGCGCAGGCCATTCCGGGTATGGCGGTGGCGGTGATTTATCAGGGCCAGCCGCACTACTTTACCTTCGGTAAAGCCGATGTTGCGGCGAACAAACCTGTCACCCCACAAACCTTGTTCGAACTGGGTTCTATAAGTAAAACCTTTACCGGCGTACTGGGTGGCGATGCCATTGCTCGGGGTGAAATATCGCTGGGCGATCCGGTGACAAAATACTGGCCTGAGCTGACGGGCAAGCAGTGGCAGGGGATCCGCATGCTGGATCTGGCAACCTATACCGCAGGCGGTCTGCCGTTACAGGTACCGGATGAGGTCGCGGATAACGCCTCTCTGCTGCGCTTTTATCAAAACTGGCAGCCGCAGTGGAAGCCGGGTACCACGCGTCTTTACGCCAATACCAGCATCGGCCTTTTTGGCGCGCTGGCGGTCAAACCTTCCGGCATGAGCTATGAACAGGCCATAACGACGCGGGTCTTTAAGCCGCTCAAGCTGGACCATACGTGGATTAACGTTCCGAAAGCGGAAGAGGCGCATTACGCCTGGGGATACCGCGACGGTAAAGCGGTACACGTTTCGCCAGGCATGCTGGACGCTGAAGCCTATGGCGTAAAAACCAACGTGCAGGATATGGCAAGCTGGGTGATGGTCAACATGAAGCCGGACTCCCTTCAGGATAATTCACTCAGGCAAGGCATTGCCCTGGCGCAGTCTCGCTACTGGCGCGTAGGGGCCATGTATCAGGGGTTAGGCTGGGAAATGCTTAACTGGCCGGTCGATGCCAAAACCGTGGTTGAAGGTAGCGACAATAAGGTGGCACTGGCACCGCTGCCCGCAAGAGAAGTGAATCCTCCGGCGCCTCCGGTCAACGCGTCCTGGGTCCATAAAACAGGCTCTACCGGCGGGTTTGGCAGCTACGTGGCCTTTATTCCTGAAAAGCAGCTCGGCATTGTGATGCTGGCGAATAAAAGCTATCCCAACCCAGCACGCGTTGAGGCGGCTTACCGTATTTTGAGCGCGCTGTAGTAAACATTGCCGGGTGGCGCTAACGCTTACCCGGCCTACAAAATCCCAGGGGTGGCCATCCGGCGAAACACACCGCACAAAAACCACATTTTCCTTGCCGTCATCTACACTTAACAAAAAAACAGTAAGGAAACTCCTATGCGCATTCTGCCTGTTATCGCTGCGGTGACAGCCGCGTTTTTAGTGGTTGCCTGTAGTTCCCCTACCCCACCGCCAGGCGTTACCGTCGTCACGCCTTTTGATGCACAACGCTTCCTTGGAACATGGTATGAAATCGCGCGCCTCGACCATCGTTTTGAGCAGGGCTTAGAGAAGGTCACTGCGAATTACAGTCCGATGGACGATGGCGGTATTCAGGTGATCAACCGGGGCTATAATCCCGACCGGAGGATGTGGCAACAGTCGATTGGGAAAGCGTACTTCACGGGCGACCCGCGACGGGCCGCGCTCAAAGTCTCGTTCATTGGCCCGTTTTATGGCGGCTATAACGTGATCGCGCTCGACAGAGAGTACCGTCACGCGCTGGTCTGCGGACCGGATCGCGACTATCTGTGGATACTTTCCCGCACGCCAACTATTTCGTCAGAAATGAAACAGCAGATGCTGGACGTCGCGACCCGGCAAGGGTTTGATGTGTCAAAACTCATCTGGGTAAAACAACCCCATTAATGGGTGCTGAGCTTCAGCCCAATGATCCCGGCCACAATCAAGGCGAGGCTGGCGATACGCGCCAGACTCGCTGACTCTCCCAGCAGCAGAATGCCGGTGATGGCGGCCCCCACCGCACCAATGCCCGTCCAGACGGCATAAGCCGTTCCTACAGGCAGCGAGCGCATTGCCCAGGATAACAGGACAATACTCACGATCATCGCGGTGACGGTTATGACGCTGGGCGTCAGGCGGGTAAATCCGTGGGTGTACTTGAGACCAATTGCCCATACCACTTCGAGCAGGCCAGCAATAAAAAGAATGATCCAGGACATTTCAGGCTCCTTAACTTAATACAAGCTGGGGCCGTCCCCGGTGAAAGAAACGCTTACGGGTCGTCCCGTAAGGCAGAGATTACGCCCCATATTGTGGTTAGCGTGCTATTTTTTTTCAATCATTTTTTGCTGAACACGTTAAGGCAAGAAATAGCCGCAGTATGGCGCGTAGTTCCGGCATTTAGCACTCATCCGACTTCTCTATGATGATGTGCTTTCTGATGGCAGGAAGCCAAACCACTAGCCGACTGCGAATAACATATGTTCAAAATTCTCTTGATTGACCGTTGTCACTTCACCCGCACGGGGTTTGAAGCATGGCTCAATCATTCCGGTTTGTTCCCGGGACACTACGTTGTGACCGGGTTAAATAATCTGTTCCTTGCCAGGGAGTACATTCTGCAATGGAAACCCACGCTGGTTATCGCCGATCTTTACGGCTTCAGGCAGGATATTCATCATTTTCAGCAGCTCTCGTCGTTGCTGAGCGCCAGTGAACGATTACCGTTTATTTTGCTGCAATCGGGAGAGGACAGCGGCATGACCGACTGGCTCGGACAGTTCCCGGTGTGGTCGTCGCTGTTGAAAAACGCCAGTCTCGAAGAAGTGGCAACGATTATCAACGACGCATTAATCTCGCGCGCCAGCGCTGACAGGCCAACGGCGGCTGCCCCCTTGCTGACCCGACAGGAAGAGAAAGTGCTGACATTGTGGATGGATGGCGCGAGCAATCAAAAAATTGCCGCTCACCTGAGTATCAACGGAAAAACGGTCTATACCTATAAACGCAATATCCGCATGAAACTGCATATGGATACGCGTTTTTCTCCGTTCTTATCCCTGCAGGAATCAGAAAGCTGACGGTACGAAACCCGGCTGGTCTCGTACCGTATGTTAATTACTGCTGAGCTTTAGTTGCCGCACCAGAGATTGCGCTACCACCTTCAGAAATATCCTGACCGACGCCACGCGTGGTATTACAGGCCGTTAACACTGAAGAAAGTACCAGGACTGAAAAGATCGCTGCAATTGTTTTCTTAACCATAATATCTTCCTTTTATAGCCAAAGTTGTTTTGTGTATAGCAACTTAAGGATAGACAAGATCCCGCCGGTTGACGGAAAAGGAAGCATTTTTAGGAAAATTAGACGAACTTAGCTGGCGGCGTGAGAAATGATATGACCGAGATCCTGGATATCTTGTCCCATCCCACGGGTGGTGTTACAGCCGGAAAGCAATGCGCTGGAAAGCGCTAACAGAAGCAGAATTTTAACGGTACGTTTCATCATCCCTGCCTGCAAAAATCAGGCGCAGCGGGCGCTGCGCCTTCAATCATGACGTAAATTACTTCACGCGGGACACGTATTCGCCGGAGCGGGTATCCACTTTGATCACTTCGCCAGTCTGTACGAACAGTGGAACTTTAACCACTGCGCCGGTAGACAGTTTGGCTGGTTTACCGCCGGTACCTGCGGTATCACCTTTCAGACCTGGATCGGTTTCAACGATTTCCAGTTCAACGAAGTTTGGTGGGGTCACAGCGATAGGCTGGCCGTTCCACAGGGTCACGATGCACTCAGCCTGATCCAGCAGCCATTTAGCGCTATCACCTACCGCTTTCTCGTCAGCAGACAGCTGTTCGAAAGTGGAGTTGTTCATGAAATGATAGAACTCACCGTCGTTGTACAGATAGGTCAGGTTCATATCAACAACATCAGCGCCTTCAGCGGAGTCAGTAGACTTGAAGGTTTTCTCAACACGGGTACCGGTCAGCAGACGGCGCAGCTTAACGCGTGCGAATGCCTGGCCTTTACCTGGTTTAACGAATTCGCTGGCTTCAACCGCGTACGGTTCGCCGTCCATCATGATTTTAAGACCAGCACGAAAATCGTTGCTATAGTACGTTGCCATAAGGCCCTCTAAATTTGTTAACTGGTAGCTAAGCCACAAAATGGCGCATATTGTAACCCTAAACACCCCGTCCAGAGAAGATTGGTTATCGCAACTTGCCGATGTAATCACCAGTCCTGATGAATTGCTGCGTCTTTTAGACCTCGATCAGCACCCAGAGTTGCTTGCAGGCCGCGAGGCAAAGCGCCTTTTCGCCCTGCGCGTTCCCCGTGCGTTTGTGGCGCGAATGGAGAAAGGCAACCCCGACGATCCACTTTTAAAACAAACGCTTACTTCGCAGGATGAGTTTGTCACCGCGCAGGGTTATAGCACCGATCCGCTGGAAGAGCAGAACAGCGTGGTGCCGGGTTTACTGCACAAGTATCTCAACCGCGCCCTGCTGCTGGTAAAAGGCGGCTGTGCGGTAAATTGTCGTTATTGCTTCCGTCGGCACTTCCCCTATGCCGAAAACCAGGGCAATAAACGCAACTGGCAGGTCGCGCTGGACTATATCGCCGCCCATCCGGAGCTGGATGAGATTATTTTTTCCGGCGGTGACCCGCTGATGGCAAAAGATCATGAGCTGGACTGGCTGCTGACCCAGCTTGAAGCCATTCCGCACGTAAAGCGTCTGCGTATTCACAGCCGTTTACCGATTGTCATTCCGGCACGTGTCACTGGCGGCCTGGTGTCACGCCTGGAGCAGTCAAGATTGCAGGTGCTGCTGGTGAACCATATCAACCACGCGAACGAAATTGATGATGACTTTCGCGCGGCGATGGCGCGTCTGCGTAAAGCGGGCGTGACGCTGCTGAACCAGAGCGTGCTGCTGCGCGGCGTGAACGACAGCGCCCGCGTGCTGGCTGACCTGAGTAATGCCCTGTTTGATGCGGGCGTGATGCCCTATTACCTGCACGTGCTGGATCGCGTTCAGGGCGCGGCCCATTTCATGGTGACGGATGAAGAAGCCCGGCAGATTATGCGCGAACTGTTAACGCTGGTTTCAGGCTATATGGTGCCGAAGCTGGCACGCGAGATTGGCGGAGAGCCGAGCAAGACGCCGCTGGATTTGCAGCTGCGGCAGTGCTAGTTTCCCCTCACCCTAACCCTCTCCCACAGGGAGAGGGAAAAAGGCAATCAGTTTGGGCACTTGTAGACCTGGCCGTTCATCTGGCTCGCGGTCGGCACGAAGCTGGACAGCATACTCTGCGTTGGGCTGCTCACGCCGTAAATCACGTTACCGCCCATAGCCGCAGCCTGGTTACGCAGGGCATTCGCCGCACCGCGCATCGAGCCACCTTCTTCGCCATGCTGACCTGACATCCAGTTACTTTGCTCACCGGTTGCCGTGCCTAACAGCTGGCATTCACTGCCAGGCTTATCTTCCACAAAGCGAACGCCCTGGCCCGCTGCCGACAGCTCATTGCTGGAGCTACAACCCGCCAGCAGCAATGCTGCCCCTACAATCCCTGCACAGACTTTTACGCGCATGTTATTCCTCGTTTTCAATAAGCTGGACAGTAGTTGTCCGTGTGTAAATCTTATACCTAAAAGATGACCAAAAGAAAAACCCCCGAGCATTTCTGCCCGGGGGTTTTTCACATTCTACGACGTAGAACGCACGATTACATCATGCCGCCCATACCGCCCATGCCGCCCATGCCAGCAGCACCTAAGTCAGGTGCATCGCCTTTAGGCAGGTCGGTTACCATGCACTCGGTGGTGATCATCAGGCCAGCGACAGATGCCGCGTACTGCAGAGCAGAACGGGTCACTTTAGTTGGATCCAGGATACCGAAGTCGATCATGTTGCCGTATTCTTCAGTTGCCGCGTTGTAACCGTAGTTACCTTCGCCCGCTTTCACGTTGTTGGTCACAACAGATGGTTCTTCACCGGCGTTAGAAACGATCTGACGCAGAGGGGCTTCCATTGCGCGCAGCGCAACTTTGATACCCACGTTCTGATCTTCGTTCTGTGCGGTCAGGCCTGCCAGTTTAGCGGCAACACGCACCAGCGCAACACCACCACCAGCAACCACGCCTTCTTCTACCGCAGCACGGGTCGCATGCAGGGCATCGTCAACGCGTGCTTTTTTCTCTTTCATTTCAACTTCGGTAGCTGCACCGACTTTGATTACCGCAACGCCGCCAGCCAGTTTCGCTACGCGCTCCTGCAGTTTTTCACGGTCGTAATCGGAAGTCGCTTCTTCGATCTGCTTACGGATCTGACCCACGCGGCCCTGAATAGCGGCTTCTTC encodes the following:
- a CDS encoding cephalosporin-hydrolyzing class C beta-lactamase ACT-4; protein product: MMTKSLCCALLLSTSCSVLAAPMSEKQLAEVVERTVTPLMKAQAIPGMAVAVIYQGQPHYFTFGKADVAANKPVTPQTLFELGSISKTFTGVLGGDAIARGEISLGDPVTKYWPELTGKQWQGIRMLDLATYTAGGLPLQVPDEVADNASLLRFYQNWQPQWKPGTTRLYANTSIGLFGALAVKPSGMSYEQAITTRVFKPLKLDHTWINVPKAEEAHYAWGYRDGKAVHVSPGMLDAEAYGVKTNVQDMASWVMVNMKPDSLQDNSLRQGIALAQSRYWRVGAMYQGLGWEMLNWPVDAKTVVEGSDNKVALAPLPAREVNPPAPPVNASWVHKTGSTGGFGSYVAFIPEKQLGIVMLANKSYPNPARVEAAYRILSAL
- a CDS encoding lipocalin family protein, whose amino-acid sequence is MRILPVIAAVTAAFLVVACSSPTPPPGVTVVTPFDAQRFLGTWYEIARLDHRFEQGLEKVTANYSPMDDGGIQVINRGYNPDRRMWQQSIGKAYFTGDPRRAALKVSFIGPFYGGYNVIALDREYRHALVCGPDRDYLWILSRTPTISSEMKQQMLDVATRQGFDVSKLIWVKQPH
- the sugE gene encoding quaternary ammonium compound efflux SMR transporter SugE, producing the protein MSWIILFIAGLLEVVWAIGLKYTHGFTRLTPSVITVTAMIVSIVLLSWAMRSLPVGTAYAVWTGIGAVGAAITGILLLGESASLARIASLALIVAGIIGLKLSTH
- a CDS encoding helix-turn-helix transcriptional regulator, which produces MFKILLIDRCHFTRTGFEAWLNHSGLFPGHYVVTGLNNLFLAREYILQWKPTLVIADLYGFRQDIHHFQQLSSLLSASERLPFILLQSGEDSGMTDWLGQFPVWSSLLKNASLEEVATIINDALISRASADRPTAAAPLLTRQEEKVLTLWMDGASNQKIAAHLSINGKTVYTYKRNIRMKLHMDTRFSPFLSLQESES
- the ecnB gene encoding lipoprotein toxin entericidin B: MVKKTIAAIFSVLVLSSVLTACNTTRGVGQDISEGGSAISGAATKAQQ
- a CDS encoding entericidin A/B family lipoprotein; amino-acid sequence: MKRTVKILLLLALSSALLSGCNTTRGMGQDIQDLGHIISHAAS
- the efp gene encoding elongation factor P encodes the protein MATYYSNDFRAGLKIMMDGEPYAVEASEFVKPGKGQAFARVKLRRLLTGTRVEKTFKSTDSAEGADVVDMNLTYLYNDGEFYHFMNNSTFEQLSADEKAVGDSAKWLLDQAECIVTLWNGQPIAVTPPNFVELEIVETDPGLKGDTAGTGGKPAKLSTGAVVKVPLFVQTGEVIKVDTRSGEYVSRVK
- the epmB gene encoding EF-P beta-lysylation protein EpmB — its product is MAHIVTLNTPSREDWLSQLADVITSPDELLRLLDLDQHPELLAGREAKRLFALRVPRAFVARMEKGNPDDPLLKQTLTSQDEFVTAQGYSTDPLEEQNSVVPGLLHKYLNRALLLVKGGCAVNCRYCFRRHFPYAENQGNKRNWQVALDYIAAHPELDEIIFSGGDPLMAKDHELDWLLTQLEAIPHVKRLRIHSRLPIVIPARVTGGLVSRLEQSRLQVLLVNHINHANEIDDDFRAAMARLRKAGVTLLNQSVLLRGVNDSARVLADLSNALFDAGVMPYYLHVLDRVQGAAHFMVTDEEARQIMRELLTLVSGYMVPKLAREIGGEPSKTPLDLQLRQC
- a CDS encoding DUF4156 domain-containing protein, producing MRVKVCAGIVGAALLLAGCSSSNELSAAGQGVRFVEDKPGSECQLLGTATGEQSNWMSGQHGEEGGSMRGAANALRNQAAAMGGNVIYGVSSPTQSMLSSFVPTASQMNGQVYKCPN